One Opisthocomus hoazin isolate bOpiHoa1 chromosome 25, bOpiHoa1.hap1, whole genome shotgun sequence DNA window includes the following coding sequences:
- the KCNA10 gene encoding potassium voltage-gated channel subfamily A member 10, with protein sequence MMDVSSWKEMEVALVSFDNADQIVEDPCYSNDLSPASQSRKGHPSCANLLSNLRILINSENANNETIFSRFSAEFSEHLVGERVGMDEGDQRVIINIAGLRFETRLKTLNQFPETLLGDPEKRMRYFDSMRNEYFFDRNRPSFDGILYYYQSGGKIRRPANVPIDVFADEITFYELGDEAMDQFREDEGFIKDPETLLPTNDFHRQFWLLFEYPESSSAARGVALVSVLVIVISIIIFCMETLPEFREEREFKSTQELSKNLTDTLLAHSTFTDPFFVIETACIIWFSFELFVRFIVCPSKTEFFRNIMNIIDIVSIIPYFVTLTTELIQQSELNGQQNMSLAILRIIRLVRVFRIFKLSRHSKGLQILGQTLKASMRELGLLIFFLFIGVILFSSAVYFAEVDEPQSHFSSIPDGFWWAVVTMTTVGYGDMCPTTLGGKIVGTLCAIAGVLTIALPVPVIVSNFNYFYHRETENEEKQILPGEVERILTSVVTGNGSMESLNKTNGGYPRDKAKK encoded by the coding sequence ATGATGGACGTGTCCAGTTGGAAGGAGATGGAGGTGGCACTAGTCAGTTTTGACAACGCTGATCAGATCGTGGAGGATCCCTGTTATTCAAATGACCTCAGCCCCGCCAGCCAGTCACGGAAGGGCCATCCCAGCTGCGCCAACCTCCTCTCCAACTTGAGAATTCTCATCAACAGCGAAAACGCCAACAATGAGACGATTTTCTCCAGGTTCTCCGCTGAGTTCAGTGAGCATCTGGTGGGGGAGAGGGTGGGCATGGATGAGGGGGACCAACGAGTCATCATCAACATCGCTGGGCTGAGGTTTGAGACACGGCTCAAGACCCTCAACCAGTTCCCCGAGACCTTGCTTGGGGACCCAGAAAAGAGGATGCGTTACTTCGACTCCATGAGGAATGAATACTTCTTTGATAGGAACAGGCCCAGTTTTGATGGGATCTTGTACTATTACCAGTCCGGTGGGAAAATACGGCGCCCGGCCAACGTCCCCATCGACGTCTTTGCTGATGAAATCACCTTCTATGAGCTGGGTGATGAAGCCATGGACCAGTTTAGAGAGGATGAAGGGTTCATCAAGGACCCTGAGACCCTCTTACCAACCAATGATTTTCATCGGCAATTCTGGCTGCTCTTCGAGTACCCTGAGAGCTCCAGTGCGGCCAGGGGTGTAGCTTTGGTCTCCGTCCTGGTCATTGTCATCTCTATTATCATCTTCTGCATGGAGACCCTGCCGGAGTtcagggaggagagggagttTAAGTCCACCCAGGAGCTTTCTAAGAATCTGACAGACACCTTGCTAGCCCACAGCACCTTCACAGACCCTTTCTTTGTCATAGAGACAGCTTGCATCATCTGGTTCTCCTTTGAGCTGTTCGTCCGGTTCATCGTGTGCCCCAGCAAGACCGAGTTCTTCAGGAACATCATGAACATTATCGACATTGTGTCCATCATCCCCTACTTTGTGACGCTCACCACGGAGCTGATCCAGCAAAGCGAACTCAACGGGCAGCAGAACATGTCCTTGGCCATCCTGCGGATCATCCGGCTGGTCAGGGTCTTCCGTATCTTCAAGCTCTCCCGGCACTCCAAGGGGTTGCAGATCCTGGGGCAGACTCTCAAGGCTAGCATGCGGGAGCTGGGCCTGctcatcttcttcctcttcattgGTGTCATTCTCTTCTCCAGTGCTGTCTACTTTGCAGAAGTGGATGAGCCACAGTCCCATTTCTCCAGCATCCCTGACGGCTTCTGGTGGGCCGTGGTCACGATGACAACCGTTGGCTATGGAGATATGTGTCCCACCACTTTGGGTGGGAAGATCGTGGGGACTCTGTGCGCCATTGCAGGAGTGTTGACCATTGCGCTGCCTGTCCCTGTCATTGTCTCGAACTTCAACTATTTCTACCACAGGGAAACAGAGAACGAAGAGAAGCAAATTCTACCCGGGGAGGTGGAGCGAATCCTCACCAGCGTGGTGACGGGGAACGGCAGCATGGAGTCGCTCAATAAGACCAATGGGGGTTACCCTCGAGACAAGGCCAAAAAATGA